A genomic segment from Pseudoduganella chitinolytica encodes:
- a CDS encoding ribonuclease E inhibitor RraB — translation MYKRVETWPDDADGEVLRLLAEGGFDFSVEVPIEFNVDVEQWPPTQALLAELRKQYGDVECVEDEEGDRFVQFIVTGRVSYDLVTSVQRAATELAGPFGGWCDSWGTLA, via the coding sequence ATGTACAAGCGCGTTGAAACCTGGCCGGACGATGCGGACGGCGAAGTGTTGCGACTGCTGGCGGAAGGCGGCTTCGACTTCTCCGTCGAAGTGCCGATCGAGTTCAACGTGGACGTGGAGCAGTGGCCGCCCACGCAGGCACTGCTGGCCGAGCTGCGCAAGCAGTATGGCGACGTCGAATGCGTCGAGGACGAGGAGGGCGACCGGTTCGTCCAGTTCATCGTGACGGGCCGCGTCAGCTACGATCTCGTCACATCGGTGCAGCGCGCCGCGACGGAGCTGGCCGGGCCGTTTGGCGGCTGGTGCGATTCGTGGGGTACGCTGGCCTAG
- a CDS encoding AsmA family protein: MTMPRRTKIALAVGGTVVAIPAIALVVLLNYDWNKARPWLNAKTSEAIERPFAIRGDLSLTWEKQPRAPQDRTWRDWIPWPHLVARDVHLGNPPELVGKGGKDPVPADMASVDAVAFSLNPFALLHQTISIPELSFQSPSVYLRRTSEGNNWTFEKKEKKSKWELDLDRIVFSKGSIRFVDGVEHIDATAQVDTLDNDRKYGVGWKLSGRWNDAPISGSGKTGAVLSLQDASVPFPILADAKIGRVSVAAEGTLVNPAKLAGIDMNLKVSGVSMARLYPITGLVLPETPPFSTHGRLVGELAKGNSKWTYDKFVGKVGSSDIGGKLAYQQKKPRGHLTGNVHSKLLQFADLGPLIGADSNEKKKERGVETVQPADKVLPVEKFRTERWTSIDADVSFKADRITRTAQLPISNLYTEFHLNDGVLKLTPLNFDFAGGSMASTVKLDGSGKQVKDAIAANLDVKGRHIKIKELFPNVEQIKQATVGEINAEARLSATGNSVATLLAASNGEVKATVSQGTISKMLLEQMGLNVGSIVVTKLVGDKPVQMNCLAGDFAVTNGVAQTRSFIVDTTDATLHINGAVSLAQEKMDLTLKPDSKGLRIVSLRSPIYVRGSFKQPDVAIDKGVLAMRAGGAIALATLAAPVAAVIPLIHGGGGGVDCAKLLAQSTAKPSAPPPGKQLPASKRATPEQVKGK, translated from the coding sequence ATGACAATGCCTCGTCGCACCAAGATCGCGCTGGCCGTGGGCGGCACCGTCGTCGCCATCCCCGCCATTGCGCTGGTCGTACTCCTCAACTATGACTGGAACAAGGCGCGCCCCTGGCTGAACGCGAAGACCAGCGAAGCCATCGAGCGCCCGTTCGCCATCCGCGGCGACCTCTCCCTCACGTGGGAAAAGCAGCCGCGCGCGCCGCAGGACCGTACCTGGCGCGACTGGATTCCATGGCCGCACCTGGTGGCGCGCGACGTCCACCTGGGCAATCCGCCCGAGCTGGTCGGCAAAGGCGGCAAGGACCCGGTGCCGGCCGACATGGCCAGCGTGGATGCGGTAGCGTTCTCGCTCAATCCGTTCGCGCTGCTGCACCAGACCATCTCGATTCCGGAACTGTCCTTCCAGTCGCCCAGCGTGTACCTGCGCCGCACCAGCGAAGGCAACAACTGGACGTTCGAGAAAAAGGAAAAGAAATCGAAGTGGGAGCTGGACCTGGACCGCATCGTGTTCAGCAAGGGCAGCATCCGCTTCGTCGACGGCGTCGAACACATCGACGCGACGGCGCAGGTCGACACGCTCGACAACGACCGCAAGTACGGCGTCGGCTGGAAGCTGTCGGGCCGATGGAACGACGCGCCCATCAGCGGCAGCGGCAAGACGGGCGCCGTGTTGTCGCTGCAGGATGCCAGCGTGCCCTTCCCCATCCTGGCCGATGCGAAGATCGGCCGGGTCTCCGTGGCCGCCGAGGGCACGCTGGTCAATCCCGCCAAGCTGGCCGGCATCGACATGAACCTGAAGGTATCCGGGGTCAGCATGGCACGGCTGTACCCCATCACCGGCCTGGTGCTGCCGGAAACGCCGCCCTTCTCCACGCATGGCCGCCTGGTCGGTGAGCTGGCCAAGGGCAACAGCAAGTGGACCTACGACAAATTCGTCGGCAAGGTGGGCTCGTCCGACATCGGCGGCAAGCTGGCCTACCAGCAGAAGAAACCGCGCGGCCACCTGACCGGCAACGTGCACTCTAAACTGCTGCAGTTCGCCGACCTGGGCCCGCTGATCGGTGCCGACTCCAACGAAAAGAAAAAGGAACGCGGCGTGGAAACCGTGCAGCCGGCCGACAAGGTGCTGCCGGTGGAAAAATTCCGCACCGAGCGCTGGACCAGCATCGATGCCGATGTCAGCTTCAAGGCCGATCGCATCACGCGCACGGCGCAGCTGCCGATCAGCAACCTGTACACGGAGTTCCACCTGAACGACGGCGTCCTGAAACTGACGCCGCTGAACTTCGACTTCGCGGGCGGCAGCATGGCCTCCACCGTCAAGCTGGACGGCAGCGGCAAGCAGGTCAAGGATGCCATCGCCGCCAACCTCGACGTCAAGGGCCGCCACATCAAGATCAAGGAGCTGTTCCCGAACGTCGAGCAGATCAAGCAGGCCACCGTGGGCGAGATCAATGCCGAGGCCAGGCTGTCGGCCACCGGGAACTCCGTCGCTACCCTGCTGGCGGCATCCAACGGCGAAGTGAAAGCCACCGTCAGCCAGGGCACCATCAGCAAGATGCTGCTGGAGCAGATGGGCCTGAACGTGGGCAGCATCGTCGTCACCAAGCTGGTGGGCGACAAGCCCGTCCAGATGAACTGCCTGGCCGGCGATTTCGCCGTCACCAACGGCGTGGCGCAGACGCGCTCGTTCATCGTCGACACGACCGACGCCACGCTGCACATCAACGGCGCCGTCAGCCTGGCGCAGGAGAAGATGGACCTGACGTTGAAGCCGGACAGCAAGGGCCTGCGCATCGTCTCGCTGCGTTCGCCGATCTACGTGCGCGGCAGCTTCAAGCAGCCCGACGTGGCCATCGACAAGGGCGTGCTGGCGATGCGGGCCGGCGGCGCCATCGCGCTGGCCACGCTGGCCGCGCCGGTGGCGGCCGTCATTCCGCTGATCCATGGCGGCGGTGGCGGCGTCGATTGCGCCAAGCTGCTGGCGCAGTCGACGGCCAAGCCCAGCGCGCCGCCGCCGGGCAAGCAATTGCCGGCCTCGAAACGGGCTACGCCCGAACAGGTAAAAGGCAAATAA
- a CDS encoding glycine zipper 2TM domain-containing protein: MNVKQIAMRLTIAGAVMGLTACSGMSTQDRNTAIGAGVGAVAGSALSGGSALGTVGGAAVGGVVGNQVSKPGR; this comes from the coding sequence ATGAACGTCAAACAGATCGCAATGCGTCTTACCATCGCCGGCGCCGTCATGGGCCTGACCGCCTGCTCCGGCATGTCCACGCAGGATCGCAACACGGCCATCGGCGCTGGCGTGGGCGCGGTGGCCGGCTCGGCCCTGTCGGGCGGCTCGGCACTGGGCACGGTCGGCGGTGCCGCCGTGGGCGGCGTCGTGGGCAACCAGGTCAGCAAGCCAGGCCGCTGA
- a CDS encoding DUF4398 domain-containing protein encodes MSPRLTLPALAATVVSALVLSACASQKAPATADVAVSQAAVENAAQAGAAELAPAELTSAREKFARANQALKERDYKLASELATQAQAEAKLAQSKATSAKATSAADAVQDNIRVLREELDRANSANK; translated from the coding sequence ATGAGCCCTCGTCTTACCCTGCCGGCCCTTGCGGCAACCGTCGTTTCCGCCCTGGTGCTGTCGGCCTGCGCCAGCCAGAAAGCCCCGGCCACCGCCGATGTCGCCGTGTCCCAGGCCGCGGTTGAAAACGCCGCCCAGGCCGGCGCCGCCGAGCTGGCACCTGCCGAGCTGACGTCCGCCCGCGAGAAGTTCGCCCGCGCCAACCAGGCCCTGAAGGAACGCGACTACAAGCTCGCCTCCGAACTGGCGACCCAGGCCCAGGCCGAGGCGAAGCTGGCGCAGAGCAAGGCCACGTCCGCCAAGGCGACCAGCGCTGCCGATGCCGTGCAAGACAATATCCGTGTGTTGCGCGAGGAACTCGATCGCGCCAACAGCGCCAACAAGTAA
- a CDS encoding Crp/Fnr family transcriptional regulator has translation MNLNFDTAHSSHASMVTPGNRLLAGLPEDDLAQLEAQCETIDAEVGDVLFEPGQTIRHVYFPIDALVSLLAVAEGRMTLEVGSVGREGMIGASAALGNDEAQVRAVVQRAGRALCMSAADFAACAGRMESLQHLLHRYTDTLLAQAIQIAVCSRFHVLEARLARSLLVTRDRLQSEKFHLTHEFLAHALGVRRVGVTKAASALQNQKLISYSRGNIEILDSSGLEAVSCRCYDLVKER, from the coding sequence ATGAATCTGAACTTTGACACCGCGCACAGCAGCCACGCTTCGATGGTCACGCCTGGTAACCGATTGCTGGCCGGTCTTCCCGAAGACGACCTGGCCCAGCTCGAAGCCCAATGCGAGACCATCGACGCGGAAGTGGGCGATGTCCTGTTCGAACCGGGCCAGACGATCCGCCACGTGTATTTCCCCATCGACGCGCTGGTCTCGCTGCTGGCCGTCGCCGAAGGGCGCATGACGCTCGAGGTGGGCTCGGTCGGCCGTGAAGGCATGATCGGCGCCTCCGCCGCATTGGGCAACGACGAGGCCCAGGTGCGCGCCGTCGTGCAGCGCGCCGGCCGTGCCTTGTGCATGAGCGCCGCCGATTTCGCCGCCTGCGCGGGCCGCATGGAATCCTTGCAGCACCTGCTGCACCGCTATACCGACACGCTGCTGGCACAGGCGATCCAGATCGCCGTGTGCAGCCGCTTCCACGTGCTCGAGGCGCGCCTGGCGCGGTCGCTCCTTGTCACGCGCGACCGCCTGCAATCGGAGAAGTTCCACCTTACCCATGAATTCCTCGCCCACGCGCTGGGCGTACGGCGTGTCGGCGTCACGAAAGCCGCCAGCGCGCTGCAGAACCAGAAGCTGATCTCCTACAGCCGCGGCAATATCGAGATCCTCGATTCCAGCGGGTTGGAAGCGGTCTCGTGCCGCTGCTACGACCTGGTGAAGGAACGTTGA
- a CDS encoding BON domain-containing protein, protein MNNLTSLPTIVSGLVLATLVACASTNAPAPATGAVGNSANSAAVSDSALTNSVLAGLAQQQGINPADIAVESYDGEVRLSGFAASQQEIDTAVAAARSVAGVKVVRNDMKLKDAAK, encoded by the coding sequence ATGAACAACCTGACTTCCCTGCCGACCATCGTGTCCGGCCTGGTGCTGGCCACGCTGGTGGCCTGTGCCTCGACGAATGCGCCGGCGCCCGCCACCGGCGCCGTGGGCAACTCGGCCAACAGCGCCGCCGTCAGCGACTCGGCCCTGACCAACAGCGTGCTGGCGGGCCTGGCCCAGCAACAGGGCATCAACCCGGCCGACATCGCCGTCGAGAGCTACGACGGCGAAGTGCGCCTGTCCGGCTTTGCCGCCAGCCAGCAGGAGATCGACACGGCCGTCGCCGCGGCCCGCAGCGTGGCCGGCGTGAAGGTCGTCAGGAACGACATGAAGCTCAAGGACGCGGCGAAGTAA